The Streptomyces nitrosporeus genome includes a window with the following:
- a CDS encoding transketolase family protein yields the protein MDTMRDRFVTTTTELLDEDPRLAVVLAEISCDGFRAAARAHPGRVVNVGIREQLLIGAGAGMALTGMRPVIHTFASFLVERPFEQVKLDLGHQAAGAVLVSAGASYDWPAGGFTHMSPGDIALLDTLDGWTVHVPGHPDEAEALLRHAVVGEDRVYVRLSLQSNSLGRPVTGEGFLTVRRGSAGVVVAVGPMLDNVLAATEGLDVTVLYATTVRPFDADGLREAVGAGATADVVVVEPCLAGTSAGAAGDALVALPHRVLGLGVARAELRRYGRLEEHLTAHGLDPRGLRTRIDAFLRP from the coding sequence ATGGACACCATGCGCGACCGCTTCGTCACCACCACCACCGAGCTGCTGGACGAGGACCCCCGCCTCGCCGTGGTACTCGCCGAGATCAGCTGCGACGGTTTCCGGGCCGCCGCCCGCGCCCACCCCGGCCGGGTGGTCAACGTGGGCATCCGGGAACAGCTGCTGATCGGGGCGGGGGCCGGGATGGCCCTGACCGGGATGCGCCCCGTCATCCACACCTTCGCGAGCTTCCTGGTGGAGCGGCCCTTCGAACAGGTGAAGCTGGACCTGGGGCACCAGGCGGCGGGCGCCGTGCTCGTCAGCGCCGGTGCCTCCTACGACTGGCCGGCCGGCGGCTTCACCCATATGTCACCCGGCGACATCGCCCTCCTGGACACCCTCGACGGCTGGACCGTCCACGTCCCCGGCCATCCCGACGAGGCGGAGGCACTGCTGCGGCACGCCGTCGTGGGGGAGGACCGTGTCTACGTACGCCTGTCCCTCCAGTCGAACAGCCTGGGCCGCCCGGTGACCGGGGAGGGCTTCCTCACCGTGCGCCGGGGCTCTGCCGGTGTGGTGGTCGCGGTCGGCCCGATGCTGGACAACGTGCTCGCCGCGACTGAGGGTCTGGACGTGACCGTCCTGTACGCGACGACCGTGCGCCCCTTCGACGCGGACGGGCTGCGCGAGGCGGTGGGAGCGGGTGCCACGGCCGACGTCGTGGTGGTCGAGCCCTGCCTGGCCGGTACGTCGGCCGGCGCGGCCGGCGACGCCCTGGTCGCCCTCCCCCACCGGGTGCTGGGGCTCGGTGTGGCCCGCGCGGAGCTCCGCCGCTACGGACGGCTGGAGGAACACCTCACGGCCCACGGCCTGGACCCGCGCGGGCTGCGGACGCGGATCGACGCGTTTCTGCGTCCCTGA
- a CDS encoding GTP-binding protein codes for MVYDDSSDGTPGSGYFPVALKVLVAGGFGVGKTTFVGAVSEIAPLSTEELLTQVSVGTDNLDGVESKTSTTVAMDFGRITLSDQHVLYLFGTPGQERFWFMWDELSKGALGAVVLADTRRLTECFAAVDYFERRGIGFIVAVNEFDGAYRYEPEEVRAALDLGADVPVVLCDARIASSGTGALVTLVQHLINATAPAPFSGFGAHP; via the coding sequence ATGGTCTACGACGACAGCTCTGACGGCACCCCGGGTTCCGGGTACTTCCCCGTGGCCCTCAAGGTCCTGGTCGCGGGCGGCTTCGGCGTCGGCAAAACGACATTCGTGGGCGCCGTCAGCGAGATCGCGCCGCTCAGCACGGAGGAGCTGCTGACCCAGGTCAGCGTCGGCACCGACAACCTGGACGGCGTCGAGTCCAAGACCTCGACCACCGTGGCCATGGACTTCGGCCGGATCACGCTCTCCGACCAGCATGTGCTCTACCTGTTCGGTACGCCGGGGCAGGAGCGGTTCTGGTTCATGTGGGACGAGCTCTCCAAGGGGGCGCTGGGCGCGGTCGTGCTGGCCGACACCCGGCGGCTCACCGAGTGCTTCGCCGCCGTCGACTACTTCGAGCGGCGCGGCATCGGATTCATCGTCGCCGTCAACGAGTTCGACGGCGCCTACCGCTACGAGCCCGAGGAGGTGCGGGCGGCCCTCGACCTCGGGGCCGACGTGCCGGTCGTGCTGTGCGACGCCAGGATCGCCAGCTCCGGCACCGGGGCGCTGGTCACCCTGGTGCAGCACCTCATCAACGCCACGGCGCCGGCGCCGTTCTCGGGGTTCGGAGCCCATCCGTGA
- a CDS encoding DUF742 domain-containing protein: protein MPAPQDGPLLDDAAGRLIRPYTVSNGRTRPTAELDLLSLMMATGIEPDVPLGPEHAVALGLCEGPTSVAEIAAHLRLPAAITKILLSDLADCGAVIAHAPAFHDMPTDRSLLEAVLDGLRRQL from the coding sequence GTGCCGGCCCCGCAGGACGGGCCCCTGCTCGACGACGCGGCCGGCCGGCTCATCCGCCCGTACACCGTGAGCAACGGCCGGACCCGGCCCACCGCCGAACTCGACCTGCTCTCCCTGATGATGGCCACGGGCATCGAGCCCGACGTCCCCCTGGGCCCGGAACACGCGGTGGCCCTCGGTCTGTGCGAGGGCCCGACCTCGGTGGCGGAGATCGCGGCGCACCTCCGGCTCCCCGCGGCCATCACCAAGATCCTCCTGTCCGATCTGGCCGACTGCGGCGCGGTCATCGCGCACGCCCCGGCCTTCCATGACATGCCCACCGACCGATCCCTGCTGGAGGCAGTGCTCGATGGTCTACGACGACAGCTCTGA
- a CDS encoding roadblock/LC7 domain-containing protein: MTSDMQAGQAADLDWLLGGLAQRVPYTRSVVLLSADGLVRSVHGMDPDSADHMAALAAGLYSLGRSAGARFGDNGDVRQVVVELDSTLLFVSTAGSGTCLAVLAGREADAAVLGYEMAMLVKSVRPYLVTPARQTAGTPFAPGL, encoded by the coding sequence ATGACGAGCGACATGCAGGCCGGTCAGGCCGCGGACCTGGACTGGCTGCTGGGCGGACTCGCCCAGCGCGTGCCCTACACGAGAAGCGTCGTACTGCTCTCGGCCGACGGCCTGGTGAGGTCCGTCCACGGCATGGACCCCGACAGCGCGGACCACATGGCCGCACTGGCCGCGGGACTGTACTCGCTGGGCCGCAGCGCCGGCGCCAGGTTCGGCGACAACGGTGACGTGCGCCAGGTCGTGGTCGAACTCGACTCGACCCTCCTGTTCGTGTCCACCGCCGGGTCGGGGACCTGCCTGGCCGTGCTCGCGGGCCGGGAGGCGGACGCCGCCGTGCTCGGCTACGAGATGGCGATGCTGGTCAAGAGCGTCCGGCCCTATCTGGTGACACCGGCCCGGCAGACCGCCGGGACGCCGTTCGCACCGGGGCTGTGA
- a CDS encoding sensor histidine kinase has translation MSQLRAPAARPERREGGRHGRPGGRSHPAASRPRTPRPAPEARMRPQILRAALLPAVAAALSGAAAVIFTIRFSGVRPSGGLLAVLGGSGALAVAAVAAALVGAGRVCAAVSDRALALRRTTARHHAELQRVMELLRDGGPVPERDAARPAGAGEDPFDLLAHEMDRGQDAAVAALVEASRLSHGTGDERKAGDEQKVEVFVNLARRLQSLVHREIQILDELEHEVEDPDLLKGLFQVDHLATRIRRHAENLAVLGGAVSRRQWSSPVSMIEVLRSATAEVEQYPRVKLVPPVDGTLNGHAVADVIHLLAELVENATVFSAPHTQVLLRAQRVTAGLALEVEDRGLGMPGPEQKRMNTLLNDPDRVDVAHLLQDGRIGLFVVASLARRHGIAVRLQSNIYGGTQAVLVLPEALLGADEDPGTAGDAVPGAVPRAQPADVHRPPAGGGTAAPPAASRPRQEPARLDRPPRQAGDAYEHRAPHPERVDAPGPAAPPAGRPEGPVTGGTPPERTADAVGPPPGSVGDRFAAAHTGDGAPAAYLAGAPYGGGGTTTPPRHGEDTALFGGTAEGTPGGAPAEDGRTAAGAAADGTGAANGSTARPPEAARPETPARPRLPRRSNQEHLAPQLKEAPASRAFQGETVLHDPGLMAAFRRGVDLAEAQTADEDPVVPAPARETTPHTTGVPVPPGAAGPRRPPHGLAPLPVRGPAASGTVPAPAFGELRMPAPDPRPENTFKE, from the coding sequence ATGTCTCAACTTCGCGCCCCCGCCGCGCGACCGGAACGCCGCGAAGGCGGGCGGCACGGCCGTCCGGGTGGCCGTTCGCACCCGGCCGCGAGCCGGCCGCGCACCCCGCGGCCCGCCCCCGAGGCCCGTATGCGACCACAGATCCTGCGCGCGGCGCTGCTGCCGGCCGTCGCCGCCGCGCTGAGCGGTGCCGCCGCCGTCATCTTCACCATCCGGTTCTCCGGGGTCCGCCCGTCCGGCGGTCTCCTGGCGGTGCTCGGCGGCTCCGGTGCGCTGGCCGTCGCGGCTGTGGCCGCGGCCCTCGTCGGGGCCGGCCGGGTCTGCGCCGCGGTGTCCGACCGTGCCCTCGCCCTGCGGCGCACCACCGCCCGGCACCACGCCGAACTCCAGCGGGTCATGGAACTGCTCCGCGACGGCGGGCCCGTGCCGGAGCGCGACGCGGCCCGGCCCGCCGGGGCCGGGGAGGACCCCTTCGACCTGCTCGCCCACGAGATGGACCGAGGGCAGGACGCGGCGGTCGCCGCCCTCGTCGAGGCGTCCCGGCTCTCCCACGGCACCGGCGACGAGCGGAAGGCCGGTGACGAACAGAAGGTCGAGGTGTTCGTCAACCTCGCGCGGCGGCTTCAGTCCCTCGTGCACCGGGAGATCCAGATCCTGGACGAGCTGGAGCACGAGGTCGAGGACCCCGACCTGCTCAAGGGCCTCTTCCAGGTCGACCACCTCGCCACCCGTATCCGCAGGCACGCGGAGAACCTCGCCGTGCTCGGCGGAGCCGTCTCACGGCGCCAGTGGAGCAGCCCGGTGAGCATGATCGAGGTGCTCCGCTCCGCGACGGCCGAGGTCGAGCAGTACCCCAGGGTCAAGCTGGTGCCGCCGGTCGACGGGACCCTGAACGGGCACGCCGTCGCCGACGTCATCCACCTGCTGGCCGAACTCGTCGAGAACGCCACGGTCTTCTCCGCCCCGCACACCCAGGTCCTGCTGCGGGCCCAGCGGGTGACCGCGGGGCTCGCCCTGGAGGTGGAGGACCGCGGACTCGGTATGCCGGGGCCCGAGCAGAAGCGGATGAACACGCTGCTCAACGACCCCGACCGGGTCGATGTCGCCCACCTGCTCCAGGACGGCCGGATCGGCCTCTTCGTCGTCGCCTCCCTGGCCCGCCGGCACGGCATCGCCGTCCGTCTGCAGAGCAACATCTACGGGGGCACCCAAGCCGTGCTCGTCCTGCCGGAGGCACTCCTGGGCGCCGACGAGGACCCCGGTACGGCGGGCGACGCCGTACCCGGCGCGGTGCCGCGGGCGCAGCCCGCCGACGTACACCGCCCGCCCGCCGGAGGCGGCACGGCCGCACCGCCGGCCGCCTCCCGCCCGCGGCAGGAACCGGCCCGGCTCGACCGGCCGCCCCGGCAGGCCGGGGACGCCTATGAGCACAGGGCCCCGCACCCCGAGCGCGTGGACGCCCCCGGCCCGGCCGCCCCTCCGGCGGGCCGGCCGGAGGGGCCGGTGACCGGAGGCACACCGCCGGAGCGCACGGCGGACGCCGTCGGTCCACCCCCCGGATCCGTCGGCGACCGCTTCGCGGCCGCGCACACGGGCGACGGCGCCCCGGCCGCGTACCTTGCCGGCGCACCGTACGGCGGGGGCGGTACGACGACGCCTCCGCGTCACGGCGAGGACACCGCGCTCTTCGGCGGCACGGCGGAAGGAACCCCCGGCGGGGCCCCGGCCGAAGACGGCCGGACGGCGGCCGGAGCGGCGGCCGACGGCACCGGGGCCGCGAACGGCAGCACCGCGAGGCCGCCCGAGGCGGCCCGCCCGGAAACACCCGCTCGCCCCCGGCTGCCCCGGCGCAGCAACCAGGAACACCTCGCACCACAGCTCAAGGAGGCGCCCGCGTCCCGCGCCTTCCAGGGCGAAACCGTCCTGCACGACCCGGGGCTGATGGCCGCCTTCCGCCGCGGGGTGGATCTCGCCGAGGCCCAGACGGCCGACGAGGACCCCGTCGTTCCCGCCCCGGCGCGGGAAACCACGCCGCACACCACCGGCGTCCCGGTCCCCCCGGGGGCCGCCGGGCCCCGGCGGCCCCCGCACGGCCTCGCCCCGCTGCCGGTCCGCGGTCCGGCGGCTTCCGGGACGGTGCCCGCACCCGCTTTCGGGGAACTGCGGATGCCCGCCCCCGACCCACGACCCGAGAACACGTTCAAGGAGTAG
- a CDS encoding polysaccharide deacetylase family protein: MHPGQPKAALALGVPAAAAALVAAAHVVPAGTWLPGLRRACLPALAGLGHPDRVALTFDDGPDPGSTPYFLELLDELSVHATFFVLGESLLRHPGLGRDIVRRGHELAVHGWTHSRPWAPAPGRDLREVSAAAEAVRRTAGTRPLWYRPPYGILTGGRWAAARRCGLRPVLWSAWGRDWEPDATPGEVLATVRGQLRGGGGTVLLHDADLSGRRSWRAALAMLPELVGGLRAEGMAVGPLAGHGLPPDGRGRFRR; encoded by the coding sequence ATGCACCCCGGACAGCCCAAGGCCGCCTTGGCGCTCGGTGTCCCGGCGGCCGCCGCCGCACTGGTGGCGGCCGCCCACGTCGTGCCCGCGGGCACCTGGCTCCCCGGCCTGCGCCGGGCCTGCCTCCCCGCCCTGGCGGGCCTCGGCCACCCCGACCGGGTGGCACTGACCTTCGACGACGGCCCCGACCCCGGGTCCACCCCGTACTTCCTGGAACTGCTCGACGAGCTGTCCGTACACGCCACGTTCTTCGTGCTGGGGGAGAGCCTGCTGCGCCATCCCGGGCTCGGCAGGGACATCGTCCGGCGCGGCCACGAGCTCGCCGTGCACGGCTGGACGCACAGCCGCCCCTGGGCGCCCGCCCCCGGCCGGGACCTGCGAGAGGTCTCTGCCGCCGCCGAAGCGGTACGCCGGACCGCCGGCACCCGGCCGCTCTGGTACCGGCCGCCCTACGGGATCCTGACCGGGGGCCGCTGGGCCGCGGCACGGCGCTGCGGACTGAGGCCGGTGCTGTGGTCGGCCTGGGGCCGGGACTGGGAGCCGGACGCCACCCCCGGGGAGGTGCTGGCCACGGTGCGCGGCCAGCTGCGCGGCGGGGGCGGCACGGTGCTGCTGCACGACGCCGACCTGTCGGGAAGGCGGAGCTGGCGGGCGGCGCTCGCGATGCTGCCGGAACTGGTCGGCGGCCTGCGGGCGGAAGGCATGGCCGTCGGCCCGCTCGCCGGGCACGGCCTCCCGCCGGACGGACGGGGCCGGTTTCGGCGCTGA
- a CDS encoding DMT family transporter codes for MSSLAVLLALLAAFANAAASVLQRRAVMQQTESEEPPRVRRVGSAAARLVRLLRRPFWLAGAAALGLSAGFQAGALAVGSLSVVQPLMATELLFTLLLGTFVFHHRPGGLTWLSFLMLASGLALFLTAAGPSTGDSTGQAGVWLPVAACAVAAVAVLGVLGRMFRGAVSAAVLGLGTATCFACTAALMKEVTGRVPESAAAVFGTGYLYAACGAGLLSMLLLQGTLRAGSLAASQPSLTLGDALVSVALGGVLFGERVALGSHPVTAVAGIGLLVAGTVGLSLSPAVAGDWDAARPPAGTARGGGR; via the coding sequence ATGAGCTCCCTCGCCGTGCTGCTGGCGCTGCTGGCCGCCTTCGCCAACGCCGCCGCCTCCGTCCTGCAGCGCCGGGCCGTCATGCAGCAGACCGAGTCCGAGGAACCCCCGCGGGTGCGGCGGGTGGGTTCGGCGGCCGCCCGGCTGGTACGCCTGCTGCGGCGTCCCTTCTGGCTGGCCGGGGCGGCGGCCCTGGGGCTGTCCGCCGGCTTCCAGGCGGGGGCGCTGGCGGTCGGCAGCCTGTCGGTGGTCCAGCCCCTGATGGCCACCGAACTCCTTTTCACCCTGCTGCTGGGCACCTTCGTCTTCCACCACCGGCCGGGCGGCCTCACCTGGCTGTCCTTCCTCATGCTGGCGTCCGGGCTCGCCCTCTTCCTCACCGCCGCCGGCCCCTCGACCGGCGACAGCACCGGACAGGCGGGCGTCTGGCTGCCCGTCGCCGCCTGCGCCGTGGCCGCGGTGGCCGTACTCGGCGTACTGGGCAGGATGTTCCGCGGCGCGGTCTCCGCGGCGGTGCTCGGGCTCGGCACGGCCACCTGCTTCGCCTGCACGGCCGCGCTCATGAAGGAGGTGACCGGCCGCGTTCCCGAGAGCGCGGCCGCCGTGTTCGGCACCGGGTACCTCTACGCCGCCTGCGGTGCCGGACTGCTGAGCATGCTGCTGCTCCAGGGCACCCTGCGCGCCGGTTCGCTGGCGGCCTCGCAGCCGTCCCTCACCCTGGGGGACGCACTGGTCAGCGTGGCACTGGGCGGGGTGCTCTTCGGCGAGCGGGTCGCACTGGGCTCCCACCCCGTGACGGCCGTGGCGGGCATCGGCCTGCTGGTCGCAGGGACGGTGGGGCTCTCCCTCTCCCCGGCCGTCGCAGGCGACTGGGACGCGGCACGGCCACCGGCCGGCACCGCACGCGGCGGCGGCCGGTGA
- a CDS encoding SDR family NAD(P)-dependent oxidoreductase: MARVTDTVRRDTPGGRTVAGRESRTGVALVTGASSGIGAAVCGRIAAEEGWRLLVSGRDRERLASVAASARATALRADLRTLTGTEQLAEQALDTAGRVDLLVASAGIGWAGPFRSMPAAAVDRIIAVDLASVVHLVRLLLPGMIEAGRGHIVLIGSVAGATAVRGEAVYSAAKAAVAAFADALRQELRGTGVRVTLVVPAVVDTPFFATRGARYPRSWPRPVPPERIADAVWEAVVSGRDDVHVPGWLRLPGAVRAVAPGLYRRLAVRFG, from the coding sequence ATGGCACGCGTAACGGACACCGTCCGCCGTGACACGCCGGGCGGCCGTACCGTGGCCGGGCGGGAGAGCCGGACCGGCGTCGCCCTGGTGACGGGAGCCTCCTCGGGGATCGGGGCCGCGGTCTGCGGCCGGATCGCAGCCGAAGAGGGATGGCGGCTGCTGGTGAGCGGCCGCGACCGGGAACGGCTGGCCTCGGTGGCCGCCTCGGCCCGCGCGACGGCGCTCCGCGCCGACCTGAGGACCCTCACCGGCACCGAGCAGCTGGCCGAGCAGGCCCTGGACACCGCCGGCCGGGTCGATCTGCTCGTGGCCTCCGCCGGAATCGGCTGGGCCGGCCCCTTCCGCTCCATGCCGGCGGCCGCCGTCGACCGGATCATCGCCGTGGACCTGGCCTCCGTCGTCCACCTCGTACGGCTGCTGCTGCCGGGCATGATCGAGGCCGGCCGGGGCCACATCGTGCTGATCGGGTCGGTGGCGGGTGCCACGGCCGTCCGCGGCGAGGCGGTGTACTCCGCGGCCAAGGCGGCCGTCGCGGCGTTCGCGGACGCGCTGCGCCAGGAGCTCCGGGGGACGGGAGTGCGCGTCACCCTGGTGGTCCCCGCCGTGGTCGACACCCCGTTCTTCGCGACCCGCGGGGCCCGGTACCCGCGCTCATGGCCCCGCCCGGTGCCCCCGGAGCGGATCGCGGACGCGGTCTGGGAAGCCGTCGTCTCCGGCCGCGACGACGTCCACGTCCCCGGCTGGCTGCGGCTGCCCGGCGCGGTGCGCGCGGTGGCCCCGGGACTCTACCGGCGGCTCGCCGTCCGTTTCGGCTGA
- a CDS encoding MGDG synthase family glycosyltransferase, whose translation MNAPQGRFLILSAGMGSGHHAVAAELARRLEAGGGRTRTVDVLGLLPPGAGRGLRTFYRTAIHHAPAVYAGVYAAFFRAGEGPRPGSAPLAALAERRLLGLVRQERPDVVVSVFHLAAQVTGRLRARGALTVPSAVAVTDFAVHRQWLHPGNDLYLCLTQDLADGVRRAVRRPAYASGALVAPRFLAPADTAGDWRRRLGGRGRPPVLISTGAWGAGGGVGKTARLVASAGYRPVVLCGRNDRLLREVSRAAPAHVLGWVEDMPGLLAASRALVDNAAGQTALEAMAAGVPVISFRTIPGHGKAGALTMAEQGVSAYAPGPGALVRALDALTRPGPARERRISAAAGLFAGEGVRPLEALLRPAGRLGAG comes from the coding sequence ATGAACGCACCGCAGGGACGCTTTCTGATCCTCAGCGCCGGGATGGGCTCGGGGCATCACGCGGTCGCGGCCGAACTGGCCCGCCGGCTGGAGGCCGGCGGCGGACGGACCAGGACCGTCGATGTCCTCGGCCTGCTGCCGCCCGGTGCCGGCCGCGGTCTGCGGACGTTCTACCGGACCGCCATCCACCACGCCCCGGCCGTCTACGCGGGGGTGTACGCGGCCTTCTTCCGCGCCGGCGAGGGCCCGCGGCCCGGGAGCGCCCCGCTGGCCGCCCTCGCGGAGCGCCGGCTGCTGGGGCTGGTCCGGCAGGAGCGGCCGGATGTGGTCGTGTCGGTCTTCCACCTCGCAGCCCAGGTGACAGGCCGGCTCCGGGCGCGCGGAGCGCTCACCGTGCCGAGCGCGGTGGCCGTCACCGATTTCGCGGTGCACCGCCAGTGGCTGCATCCGGGGAACGACCTGTACCTGTGTCTCACCCAGGACCTGGCGGACGGCGTGCGCCGGGCCGTCCGCCGTCCGGCGTACGCCTCCGGTGCCCTGGTGGCGCCCCGGTTCCTGGCCCCGGCAGACACCGCCGGGGACTGGCGCCGGCGTCTGGGGGGCCGGGGCCGCCCGCCGGTGCTGATCTCGACGGGCGCCTGGGGGGCGGGGGGCGGTGTGGGGAAGACCGCCCGCCTGGTGGCCTCGGCCGGCTACCGGCCCGTCGTGCTCTGCGGGAGGAACGACCGGCTGCTCCGGGAGGTGTCGCGGGCCGCGCCCGCGCACGTCCTGGGCTGGGTCGAGGACATGCCGGGGCTGCTGGCGGCGTCCCGCGCGCTCGTCGACAACGCCGCCGGCCAGACGGCGCTGGAGGCCATGGCGGCCGGGGTGCCGGTGATCAGCTTCCGGACGATCCCCGGGCACGGGAAGGCAGGTGCCCTGACGATGGCGGAGCAGGGGGTCTCCGCGTACGCCCCCGGCCCCGGCGCGCTGGTCCGGGCCCTGGACGCGCTGACCCGGCCCGGACCGGCACGGGAACGGCGGATCTCGGCGGCCGCGGGCCTCTTCGCGGGCGAGGGCGTACGTCCGCTGGAGGCCCTGCTGCGGCCGGCCGGGCGGCTCGGCGCGGGCTGA
- a CDS encoding MBL fold metallo-hydrolase encodes MTGADRQPSLRGRLRSLWPAAFGAEPAGARLDRIRSSPHFADGVFQNPVEERTVPTGSMTDFARGYFRKEERARRAPAGPVPVHATTVADLARPARTGLRLTWFGHSSVLVEIDGARVLFDPVWGERCSPFPFAGPKRLHPAPVPAAALGPVDVVVISHDHYDHLDLPTIRALAATGTVFAVPLGVGAHLEHWGVPVGRIHELDWNESVRVAGVRLTATPARHFCGRGLRNQQHTLWASWVVAGPDHRVYHSGDTGYFSGFRDIGAEHGPFDATMVQIGAYSDNWPADRRHGAPDPGAWPDIHMNPDQGVRAHLDLQGDDPAAGVMLPIHWGTFNLALHPWAEPAEWTMRAMESVGATMAAPRPGLPFEPADPGPVEPWWRAVAEEPAEGWGHWPPVHVPPARGTLQMDLVTDDA; translated from the coding sequence GTGACCGGCGCCGACCGCCAGCCCTCACTCCGCGGAAGACTCCGCTCGCTTTGGCCCGCCGCCTTCGGCGCGGAGCCGGCCGGGGCGCGGCTGGACCGCATCCGCAGCTCACCGCACTTCGCCGACGGTGTGTTCCAGAACCCGGTGGAGGAACGGACCGTACCCACCGGCTCCATGACCGACTTCGCCAGGGGGTACTTCCGCAAGGAGGAGCGGGCCCGCAGGGCTCCGGCCGGCCCGGTGCCGGTCCACGCCACCACGGTGGCGGACCTGGCCCGTCCCGCGAGGACGGGCCTGCGGCTGACGTGGTTCGGCCACTCCAGCGTGCTCGTCGAGATCGACGGCGCCCGGGTGCTCTTCGACCCCGTCTGGGGCGAGCGCTGCTCCCCGTTCCCCTTCGCCGGCCCCAAGCGCCTGCACCCCGCGCCCGTACCGGCCGCCGCGCTCGGCCCCGTCGACGTGGTCGTCATCTCGCACGACCACTACGACCACCTCGACCTGCCCACGATCAGGGCCCTCGCGGCCACCGGCACCGTCTTCGCCGTACCGCTGGGGGTCGGCGCGCACCTGGAGCACTGGGGAGTGCCCGTCGGCCGCATCCACGAGCTCGACTGGAACGAGTCGGTCCGGGTCGCCGGTGTCCGGCTCACCGCCACCCCGGCCAGGCACTTCTGCGGGCGGGGGCTCCGCAACCAGCAGCACACCCTCTGGGCGTCCTGGGTCGTGGCCGGCCCGGACCACCGCGTCTACCACAGCGGGGACACGGGCTACTTCTCCGGCTTCCGCGACATCGGCGCGGAGCACGGCCCGTTCGACGCGACCATGGTCCAGATCGGCGCGTACTCCGACAACTGGCCCGCGGACCGCAGGCACGGTGCGCCCGACCCGGGCGCCTGGCCCGACATCCACATGAACCCCGACCAGGGCGTCCGCGCCCATCTCGACCTCCAGGGCGACGACCCGGCCGCGGGGGTCATGCTGCCGATCCACTGGGGCACGTTCAACCTCGCGCTCCACCCGTGGGCCGAACCCGCCGAGTGGACCATGCGGGCCATGGAGTCCGTAGGGGCGACGATGGCCGCTCCCCGGCCGGGCCTGCCCTTCGAACCCGCCGACCCCGGACCGGTCGAACCGTGGTGGCGTGCCGTGGCCGAGGAGCCCGCCGAGGGGTGGGGCCACTGGCCTCCGGTCCATGTGCCACCGGCCCGCGGCACCCTCCAGATGGACCTGGTGACGGACGACGCCTGA
- a CDS encoding PPOX class F420-dependent oxidoreductase: MTDNEPGREALLRLVGEHTGGVLVTLGRDGRPQLSNVNHAYYPGEGVIRISVTEDRAKTRNLRRDPRASYHVTSDDRWAWTAVDATAELTPPAAELHDGTVEELITLYRDLRGEHPDWDDYRRAMVEDRRVVLTLRIGHVYGQPRA; encoded by the coding sequence ATGACGGACAACGAACCCGGACGGGAAGCACTCCTCCGCCTCGTCGGCGAACACACGGGGGGCGTGCTCGTCACCCTCGGACGCGACGGCAGGCCCCAGCTGTCCAACGTGAACCACGCCTACTACCCCGGCGAGGGAGTGATCAGGATCTCGGTCACCGAGGACCGGGCCAAGACCCGCAACCTCCGCCGTGACCCACGCGCGAGCTACCACGTCACCAGCGACGACCGGTGGGCGTGGACCGCCGTGGACGCCACCGCCGAACTGACCCCGCCGGCCGCGGAGCTCCACGACGGGACGGTGGAGGAACTGATCACGCTCTACCGCGACCTCAGGGGCGAGCACCCCGACTGGGACGACTACCGCCGGGCCATGGTGGAGGACCGCAGGGTCGTGCTGACCCTGCGCATCGGCCATGTCTACGGGCAGCCGCGTGCGTGA
- a CDS encoding TetR/AcrR family transcriptional regulator: MARIRLSVAERREELLRAAVEQIEVRGVSSVRIADVASVLGVSNALVLYHFSSKEKLVAAAFAYAAEADLAHLRKLMARRTSAVRRLRAAVRWYAPTGQAKGWRLWIEGWAAALRDPVLREVAGDLDQQWKAELAEVIEEGAAAGEFHCDDPVSVAWRLTALLDGLAVQTTSYRGPLSRSTMLRWTDEALARELGIAQAALTS; the protein is encoded by the coding sequence ATGGCGAGGATACGGCTGAGTGTGGCGGAGCGGCGTGAGGAGCTCCTGCGCGCCGCCGTCGAGCAGATCGAGGTGCGGGGTGTGTCCTCGGTGCGGATCGCCGACGTCGCCTCCGTCCTGGGCGTGAGCAACGCCCTGGTCCTCTACCACTTCTCGTCCAAGGAGAAGCTGGTCGCGGCGGCCTTCGCCTATGCGGCGGAGGCCGACCTGGCCCATCTCCGGAAGCTGATGGCCCGTCGGACCAGCGCGGTGCGCCGGCTGCGGGCCGCGGTCCGCTGGTACGCCCCGACCGGCCAGGCCAAGGGCTGGCGGCTGTGGATCGAGGGCTGGGCCGCGGCGTTGCGTGACCCGGTCCTGCGGGAGGTCGCCGGTGACCTCGATCAGCAGTGGAAGGCGGAGCTGGCCGAGGTCATCGAAGAGGGCGCGGCCGCCGGTGAGTTCCACTGCGACGACCCCGTCTCGGTGGCGTGGCGGCTCACCGCCCTGCTGGACGGCCTGGCCGTCCAGACGACGTCCTACCGGGGTCCGCTCTCCCGCTCCACCATGCTGCGGTGGACCGATGAGGCGCTCGCCCGTGAACTGGGGATCGCTCAGGCGGCGCTGACCTCCTGA